Genomic DNA from Streptococcus uberis:
TCAATTATTCTTCCCTGACTCAAGTCTTCAGACTTCCATTCCTTAGGTTTAGGTGTATTCCATGTTTCTAATGCCATGCACTCACTCCTTTATGTTAATCCAATAGCGTTCAATACCCTGACGGCAATCTTCAAAATGGCCACCATTTGCCAAAATAACAGACCGACTAGCACTATTTTCTTCCTTACACGTTACCAAAACTGGACAAATATTTTTATTTTTAGCATATTGAAGTCCTGTTGCCAACATCTGTTTCGCATAACCATTGCCCCTCTGACTCGGTCTCACAGAGTAGCCAATATGACCGCCAGACTCAAATAGCGCCTCGTTAAGCCTTAGCCTTAAACTAAGAAAGCCAAGGGCCTTATTCATATCATCAAAAAATACGTATTGAATAGATGGAACGAAATGGTCAGGGACTCCGATGCCAAGTTCAAAATTCTGATTCATTTCAATCCAACTGTCATAATCAAAGCTATCAGGATCCCAAAAACCACCATCATGAGCAGAGCCGGAGTTTTTGAATTCTGACATCATCTCCATGATGGTTTCTTTATCTTCTAAGGTCGGCCTTCTCAACTGCATCATTATTCTCCCAATAATTCTTTGGTAGACTGACCGACAAACTGCCAGACTCTTCATTTGAGGTATTGATTTGATGACAAATCCAGTGACTTAATAAACTTGATTCTGGATTGACAGGATTGACACCTGTCTTTACAGCATTCAAAAAAGCATCAATGATCGTTTCAAAACCTCGTTTGTATAGTGTTGTATCCCATGAACCAAAGTTCTGTTTTTCCTCATCAGTTCCCTTATAAATACGGACTTCATCAAGATTAATTACCTGTCTCGTCTCTTCACAAGATTGAACTTCCATAACTTCTCTACGGCTTCCAGACTGAAGATTCATTGAGGCTGTTATCAAAGTGTTCTCTGTTCTCAAATTGACAGAGACTTGACAAAGCTGTCCATCCTTCCTCTGATAAGCATAATTCCCTTCAATAAGTTCTTCATCTGTTAAATATAATGCTGTATCAAGGGGATGTATAAAGAAATCAAAGAGCTTGAAAGTAAAATCACCTGGTCTATTACTATCGTTTTTTTCAACATGAACTTTACGCTTGCTTGACAATCTTGACAACTCATTGACACGCGGAGCAAATCTTCTATTAAAACCTGCCATTAAAAATGTATCATGTTTTTTCGCCATTTTGTACAATTCAAGACTTGATTCAAAGTCCTCCGTTAAAGGCTTATCCATATAGACAGGAATTCCCCTTTGCAAGAAAAGTTTAGCTACTTCAAAATGGGCTACCGTAGCAACATGGATGAAAACACCATCTAAATCTTGTTTTGCTAAGCTGTCAATATCAGAATAGGTTTTTGAACAAGCAAATAGATTGTTTACTTGAATTAATCTCTTTTCATTTCTGGTCGAAAGGTGCCATTCGACATCAGCAATTTGACGCATATATGGTAAATAGGCTTTTTTTGAAATACCACCCAAACCAACAATTCCAATCTTTAACATAACTGATTTCCTTTCCACTGAAAATCTATTTTTGGCTTCCCTTACTTCCTTTTTCCAAAAATTGAGCTTTCAACTCTTTTACACGAGACTTCTTATCTGTTTTTTGTGTTGAATGCTTTTCGTGAAACTTTTCAACTTGTTGCATTCCTTTATAGTCTAATTGGTACTTTCCCATTATTACACTCCTTGTCTAATCTGATAAATGAAAAGATTGCCTTAGTCAAGCAACCTTCTCAATCATACCATAAAATAAGTTATCATTGAAAATTAATAATCCTGATTAATTTCCTGGGTACTTTATCGTAGAGCCGTTCATGTGTTTCACACGAGCACTGATTTCTTTATGGCGACCATTTACCATTGGACGGGCTTGAGGATTGCCTAGGTATCCACAAGTTCTTTTAACAACATCTACGGTTTTAGGATCATTGTTACCACAATTTGGACAAGTGAAACCACGTTCAGTTGGCGTAAAATCACCTTCAAATTGACATTGATAACATTTATCAATCGGTGTATTAGTCCCTAAGTAGCCAACGCGATCGTAGGCATAATCCCAAACAGCTTCCAATGCTTTTGGATTTTGTTGTAAAACTGGATATTCACAATAATGAATAAAGCCACCAGTAGCTCCAGCTTCTGGATATACTTTTTCAAAATCCAATTTTTCAAATGGTGTTGGATTTTTACGGACATCATAATGGAACGAATTCGTATAATACTCTTTGTCTGTTATGTTTTCTACAATTCCGAATTTCTCCGTATCTAATCGACAAAAACGATCTGTTAAACTTTCAGAAGGTGTTGAGTAAACAGAAAAATGATATCCATATTCATTTGACCATGTCTCACAAGCATCCTTTAAGGCCTTGACAATGGAAACAGTAAAATCTTTTGCCTCTTGATTGTCTTCCCAATCGCCACCATAGAAAACAGATGCCACTTCATATAATCCAATATAGCCTAATGAAATGGTTGCTCTACGATTTTTGAAGAGTTCATCAACATGATCAGACTTGGCCAATCTCTTACCAAAAGCACCATATTGATACAAGATTGGGGCGTTTGCTGGTGTTGCTTCTTTGACACGTTCAACACGATAAACTAAAGCATCTTTACCTATGGCAACTCTTTCATTAAACAATTCCCAGAATTTATCCATGTCACCATTTGATTCTAAAGCAATACGAGGTAAATTCAAGGTTACGACACCCAAATTCATTCGTCCAGAAGTGACATCTTGACCGTTCTCATCTTTCCATCCTTGGAGGAAGGAACGACATCCCATAGGCGCCTTAAATGAGCCTGTGAGGTCGACAATTTTATCATAGGATAACATGTCAGGGTACATCCGTTTTGTGGCGCACTCAAGAGCTAATTGCTTAATATCGTAATTAGGAGAGTCCTCTTCTAAGTTTAAACCACGTTTTAAGGTAAAGATTAATTTAGGAAAAATAGCTGTGCGGTGTTCACTGCCAAGTCCTTTAATACGAATTTCTAAAATGGCTTTTTGAATTTCTCTTTCAAACCAAGATTTCCCTAAACCAAATCCTAGAGAAGTAAATGGTGTTTGACCGTTTGAAGTGAAAAGCGTATTAATTTCATATTCTAAAGACTGCATGGCATCATAAATGTCTTTTTTAGTCTTTTCGTAAGCATACTCTTCACGTTTTTCTGGTAGAACCCACTTCTGAGCGTCAGCCATATGCTTGTTATAATTTAGTTCTGCATAAGGTGCTAAGAACTCATCAATCCTATCTGCTGTACATCCCCCATATTGACTAGAGGCAACATTTGCAATAATTTGAGAGATTTGAGCAGTCGCAGTCTGAATAGACTTAGGACTTTCTACTTCTGCATTACCAATTTTAAAGCCATTAGCTAACATCCCTTTAAAATCAATCAAACAACAATTGGTCATTGGAGTATAGGGACTATAATCTAGATCATGATAGTGAATATCTCCCTTTTGGTGAGCATTAGCAACATGGGGCGGCAACATTTTTAACCCAATTGATTTGCCAACGATACCTGCTGTTAAGTCACGTTGAGTATTAAAAACGTCACTATCCTTATTGGCATTTTCATTGACAACCGTTTCATCTTTTTTCAATAATTTGTCAATTGAGAAATTAATGTCCGTTGCTTGAGAGCGCGCAAAATCACGTTGAGTACGGTAATTAATATACTCCTTTGCTATAGCATATTCATTGGCAGCAAGTAATTCATGTTCTACAATATTTTGAATTTCATAAATCTTAACATTATTTGGAAAACGATCGATAATCTCAGCAACTACGCGTTCTGAAATGGCCTTCAATTTTGCTTCCATTAGGGGAGACATTTTTGTAACTTCTAAACTTGCCTTCAACAAGGCACTATATATTTTAGTCGTGTCAAAAGACACTAAACGCCCATCACGTTTAATAACTTTAATATCTGGTTGAGTGATTATTTTTTCATTTTCATATGTCATCGTTCCAAATCTCCTTATTGGACTATTATATCACTCAACGAAAAAAAATCAATATCTTGTGTCAAGTTTTTTGCTTAAACACAATATATTGATTTTCATTTTATTTTTGCTGATAAACTTGAAAACTTGTTTCACTTGCCTTGCGGACCAGTTTATAGTTCTTTTTAAGTGCCTTTTGAATGACTTTGGGCATAGCTATTTTTTGATTGACAACAATCAGTTGTGCTCTATTTTGTAAGAGTTCATCTGCAAGGATTTTCTGATGTTTTGGATTTTTAAAATTAACCCCTGGCGATGCAAACTGAGAAGCCGATTTACGAATACTTTGGGTATAGATTGCTGAACTATTATCCCAAACATATATTCTATCTGACGATTCTGTATGAGACTTGATATAAGAAACAATCTTAGAACGGCTATGACTTTGTTCAGCATCTTTAAAATAGTATGTCATACTTTGAAAAAGTGAGATTCCAACAATTAATAAAGGTAAATAAAAGGCTTTCGAAAAATATAAACCAATGACTTGTCTCATGCCATTTTGTTTTTTCTTACCTCTCCTATGACTGCTTATTGTCATCCGTTTTGAAAATTCTTCTGCCACAGGAAGTGAGATTAAAATCAAAGCAAATGGCAATAAGGGGAGAAAATGATATAAGGCAAAATCACTTGATAAAATGATCACCACAAACTGTACCAGTGAAACAAAAACCATAATCCATTTAATATAACGATGATTTGTCTCTTTAAAATGTTTAAGGTAAGCAATCACTCCATATGATATTCCTAAGCCAAATGCAAAGATAACTTGAACAAGTACTGAAAGTAAAACGGATAGAGTCCCTACTTTAAAGAAAGTAAACTGATAACGCACCGCTTGTGCAAGATAGGGACCTAATATTTGTAAATTTAAAATAAAGTAACCTGCAGTATAAAAAACAAGTAGCATACCCAAAATTGATGCTAATAATTGATAAAAACCGCGCGCTACGTGATGTTGTTTACTATTATAAACAATAATAACAATTGATGAAACAAGCCAAAAAATAAGTGCTCTTGGTTCCAGTAACATTGCCATTGCACCGGCTAAACCAAAAAGGATAAATGCCTCATCTTTGATTAATGCCGCAAAATATTTCGTCAAGAACCATAAGGATATTAAAACAAATGGTAGCGCAAACTGGATAGGATAAATACCACCAAACCCTAATGTGCACATCAAGAAGTAGAATAAGAAAGAAAAAGCCCATGCTACTTTTTGTATCCCTGTAAAGAAATTG
This window encodes:
- the nrdD gene encoding anaerobic ribonucleoside-triphosphate reductase, whose protein sequence is MTYENEKIITQPDIKVIKRDGRLVSFDTTKIYSALLKASLEVTKMSPLMEAKLKAISERVVAEIIDRFPNNVKIYEIQNIVEHELLAANEYAIAKEYINYRTQRDFARSQATDINFSIDKLLKKDETVVNENANKDSDVFNTQRDLTAGIVGKSIGLKMLPPHVANAHQKGDIHYHDLDYSPYTPMTNCCLIDFKGMLANGFKIGNAEVESPKSIQTATAQISQIIANVASSQYGGCTADRIDEFLAPYAELNYNKHMADAQKWVLPEKREEYAYEKTKKDIYDAMQSLEYEINTLFTSNGQTPFTSLGFGLGKSWFEREIQKAILEIRIKGLGSEHRTAIFPKLIFTLKRGLNLEEDSPNYDIKQLALECATKRMYPDMLSYDKIVDLTGSFKAPMGCRSFLQGWKDENGQDVTSGRMNLGVVTLNLPRIALESNGDMDKFWELFNERVAIGKDALVYRVERVKEATPANAPILYQYGAFGKRLAKSDHVDELFKNRRATISLGYIGLYEVASVFYGGDWEDNQEAKDFTVSIVKALKDACETWSNEYGYHFSVYSTPSESLTDRFCRLDTEKFGIVENITDKEYYTNSFHYDVRKNPTPFEKLDFEKVYPEAGATGGFIHYCEYPVLQQNPKALEAVWDYAYDRVGYLGTNTPIDKCYQCQFEGDFTPTERGFTCPNCGNNDPKTVDVVKRTCGYLGNPQARPMVNGRHKEISARVKHMNGSTIKYPGN
- a CDS encoding Gfo/Idh/MocA family protein, which translates into the protein MLKIGIVGLGGISKKAYLPYMRQIADVEWHLSTRNEKRLIQVNNLFACSKTYSDIDSLAKQDLDGVFIHVATVAHFEVAKLFLQRGIPVYMDKPLTEDFESSLELYKMAKKHDTFLMAGFNRRFAPRVNELSRLSSKRKVHVEKNDSNRPGDFTFKLFDFFIHPLDTALYLTDEELIEGNYAYQRKDGQLCQVSVNLRTENTLITASMNLQSGSRREVMEVQSCEETRQVINLDEVRIYKGTDEEKQNFGSWDTTLYKRGFETIIDAFLNAVKTGVNPVNPESSLLSHWICHQINTSNEESGSLSVSLPKNYWENNDAVEKADLRR
- a CDS encoding GNAT family N-acetyltransferase, whose translation is MQLRRPTLEDKETIMEMMSEFKNSGSAHDGGFWDPDSFDYDSWIEMNQNFELGIGVPDHFVPSIQYVFFDDMNKALGFLSLRLRLNEALFESGGHIGYSVRPSQRGNGYAKQMLATGLQYAKNKNICPVLVTCKEENSASRSVILANGGHFEDCRQGIERYWINIKE
- a CDS encoding membrane protein, with product MSQFNDENETRLEPIRIDDGPTLHTTKYETKVPNLHKCYLFFYSFLVAILSVANPLLEHVANPLQSQNLYIGMMLTKGQIPYSEVFSTGGMLYFAMIAFSYLLKSTWWLVLFEMIAFYVSGIYLYKLINFFTGIQKVAWAFSFLFYFLMCTLGFGGIYPIQFALPFVLISLWFLTKYFAALIKDEAFILFGLAGAMAMLLEPRALIFWLVSSIVIIVYNSKQHHVARGFYQLLASILGMLLVFYTAGYFILNLQILGPYLAQAVRYQFTFFKVGTLSVLLSVLVQVIFAFGLGISYGVIAYLKHFKETNHRYIKWIMVFVSLVQFVVIILSSDFALYHFLPLLPFALILISLPVAEEFSKRMTISSHRRGKKKQNGMRQVIGLYFSKAFYLPLLIVGISLFQSMTYYFKDAEQSHSRSKIVSYIKSHTESSDRIYVWDNSSAIYTQSIRKSASQFASPGVNFKNPKHQKILADELLQNRAQLIVVNQKIAMPKVIQKALKKNYKLVRKASETSFQVYQQK